In one window of Opitutus sp. GAS368 DNA:
- the accB gene encoding acetyl-CoA carboxylase biotin carboxyl carrier protein — protein sequence MNAGRKNGTNLCQHQLNQGDCLDLKQIKQIIDLMKRSELSEFEFEEEGFKIKIKRGSGGQPIITSVPHSAHPFPVTSAPTEAPAQAARATTQPTSETSSGADEAGIAYVKSPMVGTFYRSPSPENPSFVDVNAKVEEKTVVCIIEAMKIMNEIQAETKGTIVEVLVENGQPVEYGQRLFKVKLT from the coding sequence TTGAACGCGGGCCGCAAGAACGGCACTAACCTGTGCCAACACCAACTCAACCAAGGCGATTGCTTGGACTTAAAACAAATTAAACAGATCATCGATTTGATGAAGCGCTCCGAGCTCAGTGAGTTCGAATTCGAGGAGGAAGGCTTCAAAATCAAGATCAAGCGCGGCTCCGGAGGCCAACCAATCATAACCTCTGTTCCGCACTCGGCGCACCCCTTCCCCGTGACTTCCGCGCCTACTGAGGCGCCAGCGCAAGCGGCGCGCGCGACTACGCAACCCACATCAGAAACCTCCTCTGGTGCCGATGAAGCGGGCATCGCGTATGTAAAATCCCCCATGGTCGGTACCTTCTATCGGTCGCCTTCCCCCGAAAACCCGTCCTTTGTCGACGTTAACGCCAAGGTGGAAGAGAAAACGGTGGTCTGCATCATCGAGGCGATGAAGATCATGAATGAGATCCAAGCTGAGACCAAGGGAACTATTGTCGAGGTGTTGGTCGAAAACGGTCAACCGGTCGAATACGGTCAGCGTTTATTCAAAGTTAAGCTCACCTAA
- a CDS encoding amidohydrolase, whose translation MKMYPRLLLLVVFVLPLRAAPVDLLLLHGNIYTGSTVQPRAEAIAVRGGRIVFAGTEAEAEPYRAAAVRIIDLGGRTLLPGLNDAHMHLWGIGNRELSFDLEGTKGIPELRERLRVRIASAGPRKWIVGRGWIETHWAPAAFPTARDLDDLSPDNPVVMKRADGHALVANSVALRLARIDRTTPNPSGGEILRYPDSGEATGMLIDEAMGLVDRIVPPPTQTEIEQALITGAQREVALGWTGVQIAGHDFAEAETVRRLVAAGKIKLRIYDAVSAPGADADSLFAAGPVLGESDGRYTRRGVKLYIDGALGSRGAALLAPYRDYASSGLLMHQPANLLPFLQEALRRGFQVETHAIGDRGNRTMLDLYEQALASVPAAERKVAEPRWRIEHAQVLSAADMPRFAQLGVIASMQPSHAIGDLYFAPKRLGSERLAGAYAWQSLRQAGAMLAGGSDAPVERGEPMIEFYAAVARRSLDGFADADWHLEQRLTREQALQMFTVGPAYAAFEEQERGTIAAGKRADFTVLSADIMTIPEPEILKTRCVMTIVGGEIVYAAPDAPAAP comes from the coding sequence ATGAAGATGTATCCCCGATTGCTGCTGCTGGTTGTGTTCGTGCTCCCCCTGCGCGCTGCGCCGGTCGACTTGCTCTTGCTGCACGGCAACATCTACACCGGCAGCACCGTGCAGCCCCGGGCCGAGGCCATCGCCGTGCGCGGCGGGCGCATCGTGTTCGCCGGCACCGAGGCCGAAGCCGAGCCATACCGGGCCGCCGCTGTCCGGATCATCGACCTCGGCGGCCGCACCCTGTTGCCCGGCCTGAACGACGCGCACATGCACCTCTGGGGGATCGGAAACCGCGAACTATCCTTCGACCTCGAGGGCACGAAGGGCATCCCCGAGCTCCGTGAACGGCTGCGGGTGCGCATCGCATCCGCCGGTCCGCGGAAATGGATCGTCGGCCGTGGCTGGATTGAGACGCACTGGGCGCCGGCCGCGTTCCCGACGGCCCGAGACCTCGACGACCTGTCGCCCGACAATCCTGTCGTGATGAAAAGGGCGGACGGCCATGCGCTTGTCGCCAACAGCGTGGCGTTGCGGCTGGCGCGCATCGACCGCACCACGCCGAACCCATCCGGCGGCGAAATCCTGCGCTATCCCGACAGCGGCGAGGCCACCGGCATGCTGATCGACGAGGCGATGGGCCTGGTGGACCGCATCGTGCCACCGCCCACGCAGACGGAGATCGAGCAGGCGTTGATCACCGGGGCGCAGCGCGAGGTGGCGCTCGGCTGGACCGGCGTCCAGATCGCCGGCCACGATTTTGCCGAAGCCGAGACGGTCCGGCGGCTCGTGGCGGCGGGCAAAATCAAGCTGCGCATCTACGACGCCGTGAGCGCACCGGGTGCGGATGCCGACAGCCTTTTTGCGGCCGGCCCCGTGCTGGGCGAAAGCGACGGGCGCTACACGCGCCGGGGCGTCAAACTTTACATCGATGGTGCGCTCGGTTCCCGCGGCGCGGCACTGCTTGCGCCCTATCGCGATTACGCCTCGAGCGGCCTGCTCATGCACCAGCCGGCGAACCTGCTGCCCTTCCTGCAGGAGGCGTTGCGTCGCGGCTTCCAGGTGGAGACGCACGCCATCGGCGACCGGGGCAACCGCACCATGCTCGACCTCTACGAGCAGGCCCTCGCTTCCGTGCCGGCGGCGGAACGAAAAGTGGCCGAGCCGCGCTGGCGGATCGAGCACGCCCAGGTGCTCAGCGCCGCGGATATGCCGCGTTTCGCACAGCTGGGTGTCATTGCCTCGATGCAGCCCTCGCATGCCATCGGCGACCTCTACTTCGCGCCCAAGCGGCTGGGCTCGGAGCGCCTCGCCGGAGCCTATGCCTGGCAGTCGTTGCGGCAGGCGGGCGCAATGCTTGCGGGTGGCTCCGACGCGCCGGTGGAGCGCGGCGAGCCTATGATCGAGTTCTATGCCGCGGTCGCCCGTCGCTCGCTGGACGGCTTCGCGGATGCCGACTGGCATCTGGAGCAACGGCTGACGCGCGAGCAGGCGCTGCAAATGTTCACGGTCGGTCCGGCCTACGCGGCGTTCGAGGAACAGGAGCGCGGCACGATCGCGGCGGGCAAGCGCGCGGATTTCACCGTGCTGTCCGCCGATATCATGACGATTCCCGAGCCAGAAATCCTGAAAACCCGGTGCGTGATGACGATCGTGGGCGGCGAGATCGTCTACGCCGCGCCCGACGCCCCGGCTGCGCCCTAG
- a CDS encoding trypsin-like peptidase domain-containing protein, with protein sequence MVAFLSSTDSLSARASTPPPADAQLLDAYSTAVTAAVEAAGAAVVHLEVRAKRSLDESSGGSGSGFFLSPDGYALTNSHVVHGASALHVHLADGRRLRADLVGEDPHTDLAVVRVSSDPLPHLPLADSDRVRPGQIAIALGSPMGFQQTVTAGIVSGLGRSLRTQSGRTIDNIIQTDAALNPGNSGGPLVNTRAEVIGVNTAIIRPAQGICFAIASNLARWVAAWLIKDGRIRRSYLGVGGQTVPLLRAVARAYHLDQATGVLVSHLTPGSPAAVAGLREGDIIVALDAHAVPTVTELHQLLTADYIDLPANLTLVRLTERIVLPVRPAEVPA encoded by the coding sequence ATGGTCGCCTTTCTTTCTTCCACCGACTCGCTTTCGGCCCGCGCCTCCACTCCGCCACCGGCGGACGCCCAGCTGCTGGATGCTTATTCGACCGCGGTCACCGCCGCGGTCGAGGCCGCGGGCGCAGCGGTCGTCCACCTCGAGGTCCGGGCCAAGCGATCCCTGGACGAATCATCCGGCGGCAGCGGCTCGGGGTTCTTTCTATCTCCCGACGGCTATGCCCTGACCAACAGCCACGTCGTCCACGGCGCTTCCGCCCTGCATGTGCACCTGGCCGACGGCCGGCGGCTGCGCGCCGACCTCGTGGGCGAGGATCCCCACACCGACCTCGCCGTCGTCCGCGTCAGCAGTGATCCACTCCCCCATCTCCCTCTGGCCGATTCCGACCGGGTCCGTCCGGGCCAGATCGCCATCGCCCTCGGCAGCCCGATGGGTTTCCAGCAAACGGTGACCGCAGGCATCGTCAGCGGCCTCGGCCGCTCGTTGCGCACGCAATCGGGTCGCACGATCGACAACATCATCCAAACCGACGCGGCGCTGAATCCCGGCAATTCCGGCGGCCCGCTCGTCAACACCCGGGCGGAAGTCATCGGGGTGAACACCGCCATCATTCGCCCCGCGCAGGGCATCTGCTTCGCCATCGCCAGCAACCTCGCGCGCTGGGTCGCCGCGTGGCTGATCAAGGACGGACGCATCCGCCGCAGCTATCTGGGGGTCGGCGGCCAGACTGTGCCCCTGCTGCGCGCCGTCGCCCGGGCCTACCATCTCGATCAAGCCACCGGGGTGCTTGTCTCCCATCTCACTCCCGGCAGCCCCGCCGCGGTCGCCGGCCTGCGCGAAGGCGACATCATCGTCGCGCTTGACGCGCACGCCGTGCCAACGGTCACCGAGCTGCACCAGTTGCTCACGGCCGACTACATCGACCTGCCTGCCAACCTGACCCTGGTCCGTCTCACGGAGCGGATCGTGCTGCCGGTGCGGCCGGCCGAAGTGCCCGCCTAG
- a CDS encoding vWA domain-containing protein has protein sequence MRPKSFFFAALAAAGLALLSPLSAHDADARSPRPARPRMEVVFVLDTTGSMSGMIAGAKQKIWAIANKLKSAQPTPEIRFGLVGYRDRGDVYVTKVFGLTGNLDEVYTNLYAFEAEGGGDEPESVNEALHKAVRDLQWSTDPEVLRVIFLVGDARPHMDYPDDVKYPETCRLANRKGILINTLQCGRLSGTEEVWREIAALTNGTYSAILQDGGTIKIETPYDQEIIRLNLQLNATIIRYGSKDEQENAAKNKSVLAALSSEAMADRSSYLGKGEAGAVLSGRGDLVVEVMNGRESLDKLDEEKLAPELQAMAPGARQELIAKKVEERRTLQAELAELVAKRDAEVAKQMKNLEGKGGAMELDAFRALETQAREKGYRFEEKR, from the coding sequence ATGCGCCCCAAATCATTCTTTTTCGCCGCCCTCGCTGCGGCCGGCCTCGCCCTCCTTTCTCCATTGTCCGCCCATGATGCCGACGCCCGCAGTCCGCGTCCCGCCCGGCCGCGCATGGAGGTGGTCTTTGTCCTCGATACCACCGGCTCGATGAGCGGCATGATCGCCGGCGCGAAGCAGAAGATCTGGGCCATCGCCAACAAGCTGAAATCCGCCCAACCCACCCCCGAGATCCGTTTCGGCCTCGTGGGCTACCGCGACCGCGGTGACGTCTATGTCACCAAGGTGTTCGGTCTGACCGGCAATCTCGACGAGGTTTACACCAACCTCTACGCCTTCGAGGCCGAGGGCGGCGGCGACGAGCCGGAATCCGTCAACGAAGCGCTGCACAAGGCCGTGCGCGACCTCCAGTGGAGCACCGATCCCGAGGTGCTGCGCGTCATCTTCCTCGTGGGCGATGCCCGGCCGCACATGGATTATCCCGACGACGTCAAATATCCCGAAACCTGCCGGCTTGCGAACCGGAAAGGCATCCTGATCAACACACTCCAATGCGGCCGGCTGAGCGGCACCGAAGAAGTCTGGCGCGAGATCGCCGCCCTGACTAACGGCACCTACAGCGCCATCCTGCAGGACGGCGGCACCATCAAGATCGAGACCCCCTACGACCAGGAAATCATCCGGCTCAACCTCCAGCTCAACGCCACCATCATCCGCTACGGTTCCAAGGATGAGCAGGAAAACGCCGCCAAGAACAAGTCCGTGCTCGCGGCGCTTTCATCCGAGGCCATGGCCGACCGTTCCTCTTACCTTGGCAAGGGCGAGGCCGGCGCGGTGCTCTCCGGCCGCGGTGACCTGGTCGTCGAGGTCATGAACGGCCGCGAGAGTCTCGACAAACTCGACGAGGAGAAACTCGCCCCCGAACTCCAGGCGATGGCACCCGGCGCCCGTCAGGAGTTGATCGCGAAGAAGGTCGAGGAACGCCGGACGCTGCAGGCGGAACTGGCCGAACTCGTCGCGAAGCGCGACGCCGAGGTCGCCAAGCAAATGAAGAACCTGGAGGGCAAGGGCGGAGCCATGGAGCTCGACGCTTTCCGGGCGCTGGAGACCCAGGCCAGGGAGAAGGGCTACCGCTTCGAGGAGAAGCGCTGA
- a CDS encoding Na+/H+ antiporter, producing MVAFEHALILLLLIASLSVVGRWLPWPQLITYLLGGVGAALVPAFPKLTLDPGFFFLCFLPPLLFADGWLMPLREFVRARRAILTLAIGLVLFTTVAVGLVAWWLVPGLPLAMAFALGAIVSPTDAVAVNAITERLRVPARLTTVLNGESLMNDATGLVAFKFALAAVVAGGFSLSRIAIEFSLLSVGGFLTGLAIGYGLGRLRDVLQSWHADDPHIAITLNLMTPFAAYLTAERLGVSGILAVVAAGLYSGWRDPVRTDVETRQSTFAVWRLLLFWLNGIAFVLLGLQFPTLLAAVRDHYSAGQLLGFTAAVSGAAIVARLAWVFSGIYLPALLPGVCTREMRPASGLALGWAGMRGTVTLAGALSIPLLLPDGSPFPGRDIVIFLAFGVIAATLLVQGTTLERLIQRLGLREDDTRAQEERLARTTAVDAGLQALRALEFEATAPDHAAALGQVIGEYEHRLAVLEAEGETRRSARRRRQAGHRYRTAALQAERHAVDELWRTGKIADEVHRPLQQLLDHEEAVLRGAPPPAEE from the coding sequence ATGGTCGCCTTTGAACACGCCCTGATCCTGCTCCTGCTGATCGCCAGCCTGAGCGTCGTCGGGCGCTGGCTGCCGTGGCCGCAGCTGATCACCTACCTGCTCGGTGGCGTGGGGGCGGCGCTGGTGCCGGCGTTTCCGAAGCTCACGCTCGACCCCGGGTTCTTCTTCCTGTGCTTCCTGCCGCCGCTGCTTTTTGCCGACGGCTGGCTGATGCCGTTGCGGGAGTTCGTGCGCGCCCGGCGCGCCATCCTCACGCTCGCCATCGGGCTCGTGCTTTTCACCACGGTGGCCGTCGGCCTGGTCGCGTGGTGGCTCGTGCCGGGCCTGCCGCTGGCGATGGCCTTCGCCCTCGGCGCCATCGTCTCCCCCACCGATGCCGTGGCGGTCAACGCCATCACCGAGCGCCTGCGCGTGCCGGCGCGCCTGACCACGGTGTTGAACGGCGAGAGCCTGATGAACGACGCGACCGGCCTCGTGGCCTTCAAGTTCGCCCTCGCGGCGGTCGTGGCGGGCGGGTTTTCGCTGAGCCGCATCGCGATCGAGTTCTCGCTGCTCTCCGTCGGCGGTTTTCTGACCGGTCTCGCCATCGGCTATGGCCTCGGCCGGCTGCGGGATGTGCTCCAGAGCTGGCACGCCGACGACCCCCATATCGCGATCACCTTGAACCTGATGACGCCCTTCGCCGCCTATCTCACGGCCGAGCGCCTGGGTGTTTCCGGCATTCTGGCCGTGGTGGCCGCCGGGCTTTATTCGGGCTGGCGCGACCCCGTGCGCACAGACGTGGAGACCCGCCAGAGCACCTTTGCGGTCTGGCGGCTGCTGCTTTTCTGGCTCAACGGCATCGCGTTCGTGCTGCTTGGCCTTCAATTCCCGACTTTGCTCGCAGCGGTGCGCGACCACTACTCGGCCGGCCAGCTGCTCGGTTTCACCGCGGCCGTCTCCGGCGCGGCCATCGTGGCGCGGCTGGCGTGGGTTTTCTCAGGGATTTACCTGCCGGCCCTCCTGCCCGGCGTCTGCACCCGGGAAATGCGTCCCGCCTCGGGACTCGCGCTCGGCTGGGCCGGCATGCGCGGCACGGTTACGCTCGCCGGCGCGCTGTCGATTCCGCTGCTGCTGCCCGACGGCTCGCCCTTTCCCGGCCGCGACATCGTCATCTTCCTGGCCTTTGGGGTCATTGCCGCGACCCTGCTGGTGCAGGGCACGACGCTGGAGCGGCTCATCCAGCGGCTCGGCCTGCGGGAAGACGACACCCGCGCCCAGGAGGAACGCCTGGCCCGCACGACGGCGGTCGACGCCGGCCTCCAGGCCCTGCGGGCACTCGAGTTCGAGGCCACCGCCCCCGACCACGCGGCCGCCCTCGGCCAGGTGATCGGCGAATACGAGCACCGGCTGGCCGTGCTCGAGGCCGAGGGCGAAACGCGCCGCAGCGCCCGGCGGCGCCGGCAGGCCGGCCACCGCTATCGCACCGCGGCTTTGCAGGCCGAGCGGCACGCCGTCGATGAACTCTGGCGCACCGGCAAAATCGCCGACGAGGTCCATCGTCCGTTGCAGCAACTTCTCGACCACGAGGAGGCGGTGCTGCGCGGCGCCCCGCCGCCGGCCGAGGAGTGA
- the pap gene encoding polyphosphate:AMP phosphotransferase, whose product MGKAKQRLSKKAYQARASRLREELVRLQVELKQVPFKVLLILAGPEGAGRGNLLNTLAEWLDPRGVETFSYHAPTENERAHPPQWRFWRSLPAIGRIGLYAGSWYTETLREEARGKHALGHVAGEAERIRDFEQLLADGGTLIVKVWLQLSKDAQGRRLRTLRAEPATAWRVTEEDWHHHRIYDRLAKTARLIRAKTDRPGARWHIIDAEDERARDLAVGQLLLTQFRQQRKKMARLPRAVAPRRVKPLRPSGLRRLQTLPLDQDLSEKDYDALREKWLGRLSRAVRAALAAGRSIVFAFEGWDAAGKGGAIRRLTSAIDPRDYSVIPVAKPTPEEKHAHYLWRFWRDIPRNGRMTVFDRSWYGRVLVERLEGFCREDEWRRAFAEINGFERELTDHGTIVLKYWLHVSHAEQLRRFREREATPHKRHKMNAEDWRNRKKRAAYEIAVGDMLALTDRNNAPWHLVPADNKRYARLEVLRSAARQITAALEE is encoded by the coding sequence ATGGGGAAAGCCAAGCAGCGCCTCTCAAAAAAAGCCTACCAGGCCCGCGCCAGCCGGCTGCGCGAGGAACTCGTGCGGCTGCAGGTGGAGCTCAAGCAAGTGCCGTTCAAGGTGCTGCTCATCCTTGCCGGGCCCGAGGGCGCCGGCCGCGGCAATCTCCTTAACACGCTCGCCGAGTGGCTCGACCCGCGGGGCGTGGAAACCTTTTCCTATCATGCCCCGACGGAGAACGAGCGGGCCCATCCGCCCCAGTGGCGCTTCTGGCGCAGCCTGCCGGCGATCGGTCGCATCGGGCTCTATGCCGGCTCGTGGTATACCGAGACGCTCCGCGAGGAGGCGCGCGGCAAGCACGCCCTCGGCCATGTCGCCGGGGAGGCGGAGCGCATCCGCGACTTCGAGCAGCTCCTCGCCGACGGCGGGACACTCATCGTCAAGGTCTGGCTGCAGCTGTCGAAGGACGCGCAGGGCCGCCGACTGCGCACCTTGCGGGCCGAGCCGGCCACCGCCTGGCGCGTAACCGAGGAGGACTGGCACCACCACCGCATCTACGACCGCCTGGCCAAGACCGCGCGGCTCATCCGCGCCAAGACGGACCGCCCGGGCGCGCGCTGGCATATCATCGACGCCGAGGACGAACGCGCCCGGGACCTCGCGGTCGGGCAGCTGCTGCTCACCCAGTTCCGGCAGCAGCGAAAAAAAATGGCCCGGCTGCCGCGAGCGGTGGCGCCGCGGCGGGTGAAGCCGTTGCGCCCCTCCGGGCTGCGCCGACTGCAGACCCTCCCGCTGGACCAGGACCTGTCGGAGAAGGATTACGACGCCCTGCGCGAGAAGTGGCTGGGGCGCCTCAGCCGCGCGGTGCGCGCCGCGCTCGCGGCCGGCCGGTCCATCGTGTTCGCCTTCGAGGGGTGGGACGCAGCGGGGAAGGGCGGCGCCATCCGGCGGCTCACCAGCGCGATCGACCCGCGGGACTATAGCGTCATCCCGGTGGCCAAGCCCACGCCCGAGGAAAAACACGCGCATTATCTCTGGCGTTTCTGGCGGGACATCCCGCGGAACGGCCGCATGACCGTGTTCGACCGCTCCTGGTATGGCCGCGTGCTGGTGGAGCGGTTGGAGGGTTTCTGTCGCGAGGATGAATGGCGGCGCGCGTTTGCCGAGATCAACGGCTTCGAGCGGGAGCTCACGGACCACGGCACGATTGTCCTCAAATACTGGCTGCACGTGTCACACGCCGAGCAGCTGCGGCGCTTCCGCGAACGCGAGGCCACCCCGCACAAGCGGCACAAGATGAACGCCGAGGACTGGCGCAACCGGAAGAAGCGCGCGGCCTACGAGATCGCCGTCGGCGACATGCTTGCCCTCACGGACCGGAACAACGCCCCGTGGCACCTCGTACCCGCGGACAACAAGCGTTACGCCCGGCTGGAGGTGCTGCGCTCCGCGGCCCGGCAGATCACCGCGGCCTTGGAAGAGTGA
- a CDS encoding metalloregulator ArsR/SmtB family transcription factor, giving the protein MSPDRLNAVFAALADPTRRAILERLAEGMTTVTQLAEPHDMSLPAISKHLGVLERSGLIERSRDAQWRPCRIKAAPLKEAVDWIGQYRRHWEESFDRLDDYLKELQSKQPPAGKKHGRKK; this is encoded by the coding sequence ATGTCTCCCGACCGTCTCAACGCCGTCTTTGCCGCGCTCGCCGATCCCACGCGACGCGCCATCCTCGAGCGGCTGGCCGAGGGCATGACCACGGTCACGCAGCTGGCGGAGCCGCACGACATGAGCCTGCCGGCGATTTCCAAGCACCTCGGGGTCTTGGAGCGCAGCGGCCTGATCGAGCGCAGCCGGGACGCCCAGTGGCGCCCGTGCCGCATCAAGGCTGCGCCGCTGAAGGAGGCGGTGGACTGGATCGGGCAATACCGCCGGCATTGGGAGGAGAGCTTTGACCGCCTCGACGATTACCTGAAGGAACTGCAATCCAAACAACCGCCCGCCGGCAAGAAACATGGTCGCAAGAAATAA
- a CDS encoding SRPBCC domain-containing protein has product MLTRIFAAPRPLVYAAWTKPEHIRQWSAPNGFTIPVSEGDLRVGGKWRACMVSPQGEKLWLGGIYREIVKNKKLAFTHAWDGGDEETLVTVRLADHPRGTKMMFVQSGFTSAGSREGHGGGWAECFVLLGQHLAGLKPLKRSPDGKRSQTMSARRTAAR; this is encoded by the coding sequence GTGCTGACACGGATCTTCGCCGCGCCGCGGCCGCTGGTTTATGCCGCGTGGACCAAACCGGAGCACATCCGCCAATGGAGCGCACCAAATGGCTTCACGATCCCGGTGAGCGAGGGTGACCTGCGGGTTGGCGGCAAGTGGCGCGCCTGCATGGTGTCACCGCAGGGAGAAAAGCTGTGGCTCGGCGGTATCTATCGCGAGATCGTCAAAAACAAGAAACTGGCCTTCACGCATGCGTGGGACGGTGGCGACGAGGAGACCCTGGTGACCGTGCGCTTGGCGGACCATCCCCGTGGCACGAAGATGATGTTCGTGCAATCCGGCTTCACGTCCGCGGGGTCCCGTGAAGGCCACGGTGGCGGTTGGGCGGAATGCTTCGTTCTCCTCGGCCAACACCTGGCCGGCTTGAAACCCCTCAAGAGGAGCCCGGACGGCAAAAGATCACAAACCATGTCCGCCCGGCGCACCGCCGCTCGTTGA